AACGTGGCCCGGTGTGTCCATCAGGTTCAACTGGTATGTCACGCCGTCTTTGGCGGTCCAGTTCAGGCGCACGGTCTGCGCCTTGATGGTGATGCCGCGTTCGCGTTCAATCTCCATGTTATCGAGAACTTGTTCCTTCATCTCCCGCTCGGCCAGGCCGCCGCAGGTTTGAATCAGGCGATCGGCCAGGGTGGATTTCCCGTGGTCGATGTGGGCGATAATCGCAAAGTTGCGAATTTCAGAAAGGGGCTTGCTCATGGCCGGGACAATAGGGATCTGGCCCCGAAAAAGCAACGATTTCCCGCGTTTATCCCCGGCCAGAATGACGGGAAAACGGGCTTTATGGGGCTGGTGAGGGGTGGTTATTTATGGTAATGATCGGTCAAAATAAAAAAACAGGAACAGGGACCATCCAATGAAATCTTTGCCGCCGCCTCATCGGCCCGGCCAATCATGGCAGAATCAGGCTTTTTTTGCCGCTGCGGGCTTTGCCCTCGGGCTTTGGCTTTTGCGCGGCATGATCGGGGCGCATGAACCCGTGACCCCGGGGGGCGTGGGGATGCCGCTGGGGGAATCGCCGGATTTAACCTGTATCGCCCTGGGGGCCGCGCATTATCCCACCGTGGACCCGAAAACATTGTCGCTGGCGCGGATCGAAAAACGGTCGCAGGAAACGGATATTGGCCGGGCCACTATGAGCGCGGCGATAGCGGATGGCCTGCGTGTTTGTTTCAATCCTGCTATGGCGGTGCCAAAGCCCAGCGGCAACCGGACGGTGGGGGCCTATATTCTGGGACGCAAGCGGGTGGACCTGAACCCTGATGTCGATACTGATATGCTGACCACCACCATGGTTCATGAAGCCCGCCACAGGGTGCAGGAAGTGTTGGGCGTGAATTTTCTGGCTGAGGGGAATATTCCCGAAGCCGAGCGCATGATCGTGGCGTGGTTGACCGAGGCTGATGCCCGTCTGGTCACCATTTTATCCGCCCGTGAAGCGCATCGGAACGGTGATCTGAGCCAGATGGAGCGGTTGATGGGGGATTCCGCCTATCGCCCGATGATTTACGCGATGATTGCGGCACAGGTGCAAAACCCCGATGATCGCGCCGCCGAAATGGCCGCCGCGATCAAGGCCTTTCGCCAGAGCCGCGAGCTGATCGATCTGTATGATCCTGATTTTATCAAAACAATTGTCACGTTCAGTGCCCCATATGATCCTACGAAGCCGCGCCAGATTTTGGTGCATGACCAAATGTTATCGAAGCTGGGCGACATGGGACCGTATGGCAATTACATGACGAATGATTTGAAAAAATTTATCCGGGCCAGTTTTACGGACCAGGATTGGCGCGATATGAAGGCGGCGCAGGATTGCCTGCAAAAACGTAAACTGGGCCAGATAAAGGGCGTGTGCCCCTCTTGGCCGCGCCCATCGGCGTAAACTTTTTCCATATTTATAATGGAATTGCAAAGTTGTTGCCCCGGTGGTACATGGGGGCGGTATTTTTCTGACGAACCCAACCCAATGAGGCCCCTTATGGACCGTAAGATTCGTAATTTTGCCCTGACCTTCCCGGTGGTGATCGCCATTCTGGTTGTCGCCGTGGTGATTTATTCCGTTGTGAAACCTGCTGGCTCAGTCGCGGGGCAGGGGACAACCCACGAAGAAATCGCCGCCAACCCGGACGTGGCCGTTCAGGAAATGGTGTGCGAATTTGATCAATGGATCGGCAAGGAAGTGGCCGCCGCAGAAGAAGAAATCCGCAAGCTGGGCCGTGCCGTTCGCATTCTGGGTAAAGACAGCCCGGCGACAATGGATTACCGCCATGACCGTGTGAACGTTATTCACGACGATAACGGTGTGATTATCAGTGTGACCTGTGGTTAAGGTTGAGATGAGATAAAGAAAAAGCCGCTGATGAATTTCAGCGGCTTTTTTTATGATCCTGTGTGATGGTTTACATCGACGGCATATCGTTCTTCGGTACCGTTGGGGCAGGTGTGTTGGTGGCCTGCGCCGATGCGTTTAAATCCTGTCCGCCCAGATGCGTGCTGATTGTGGCCTCGGCAATAAGCGGATGCAGGCTCTGGGCCTGTACGATCGTGCCGATGACGTTGTCTTTCAGACGGTTGCTCATGATCAATCCCCTCTATTCTTTTTATTTATATCTTAGTGGCTATGCAGGATCAGCGGCATCCAGACCGCTTCTTCCGGTTCCATCGTGTCTTCGTCGACCTGGACCACCATGATCTGGTAGGTGTTTTGCATCAGCTTGGCCAGATCACCGTGAACGGGAACGCCAAATTGCCGCACATCACCGTCATTCATAATGAAGTCCAGCTTGCTGTTCGTCATATCGAATTCCAGCCATGACAGGCGTTTGGTGAACGGGCGGGAATGAAACACGATCAAGCGCCCCGCATCATTCACGGCCAGTTCCAGATGGAATTTGGAATCGGTAATTTCGCTATAGGCGGGCGGTGTGATGCTTTCGGTCGCCGGGTTATTAAAAAATGTCATGGGTTTTGTCTCTTTTCAAAAAAGCCCTTCTTCTGCGCCCATTTCACCTGAAAATAGTTAAATCATGATGAATGTTTGGGTGGTTTTACCCCTGATTTAAAAGGAAATGGCAAAGAAAAACGGGGCCCAATGGGGCCCCGTTATGTATGCGTCACACAGCAGTGTGCTTGGGCGGTGTGCCTAGAATGTCACGTCATCCATGCTCAGACCGCGGTTGCCCAGGGCGGTGTCCGGGGCTTTTGCCTGTTGCTGCTGCTGGAAGGCGGCTTCGCGTTCGGCGCGGGCCGGGCTGGTCATTTCGCCAACCGGGGTTTTGACGATGTCGGTCGATCCATCATGCGGCACGCGGAATACTTCGTCACGGTTCATGGCGTTGCGGCCTTCGGCCGTTGTCGGGTCCAGCCCTGCGGTGCTGGCGGCCAGATCGGCGGCCAGACGCCCAGTGCCTTGAATAATGGCTTGCGGGCCTTCAACCTTTGCGCCGGCAGGGGCGTAAGCCGCGTGCGCATTCGGCACCAGCGTATCAACCAAGCCACCCAGGGCTTCGACCAGAAATGACACGAGAACCTTCAGCAGGGCTTCGATTTGTTCGCCCAATCCGCCCCACATGCCCTTCAGCTTGTCTTGCAAACCATCCATGCCACCGGTCAGGGATGCGAGCGCATCCGTCGGAATGCCCATGCGTTCCATGATCGGTCCGGTCAATTGTTCACCCGCGATTTCCAAGCCCTTGTCCATGACGGGCTTTGCCGCATCCATGGCCAGCTCGGTGGATTTACCGTCGGTGGCTACGTGCGCCACGGTCCCAGTCAGGAACGGGTGACGAAGAGCAAATTTTCCAGCGCCTAAAAGAAGTCCCAGCATTTTATAGTCCTTTCACATCCTCAAACTTTGTACCGCTTTTATTTTTTTGCGTGATCCGGATTTTTACGCGCTCCGCTTTTTGTTTTTTGGGTCTTTGTCTTTGGTACTGGCGTCACGCACGACCAGGGCCACATTGAAGAAGTCGTAAATCTTTCCGCCTTCGGTCTGGATCAGAAATACACGTTTGGCGTTGTACAAATATTTCCGCACCGGGGCCTGAATCTTTGCGCCCAATCCCTTGACCGTTCCGCGATAGGACACGAATGTCAGTGTGTCGTCATCGGCATCAAATTCGATCCACGCGATGCTTTCTTCGAACGGTTTGTTGTGCAGAATCCAGACCTCTGAATTCTTGTTCACGACAATATCAACTTCCATATTCGCCAATGCGGGCGGATGGACGGGGGCGGATTTGACGATATCATCGTCACCGAGGCTAAAGCCGAATTCTTCGTCCTGTGCGCCCATATTCAAACCCGTAACATTCATTCATTGTCGTGATGCCCGTATCTTAACGAAAAAACGGCGGAATTACAACTTTTCCGCCGTTTCTAATCCTTTGAATCGGCACAGATTAACCCGGCATTGGCGGGGCATAGGCCAAATTGACACCTGTGCGGCGGGCCACATCCTGTTCCGTATCCGGTGTTTGTGCGACCACAGCGGGTTGCGGGGCGGCTGTCTGACCGCTGGCGCTGAGGCCAAAGGTTTCGCGCAAGCTGCCCGTATTGATGCCCGGTGCCGACAGGCCCATTTTTTCCGCGCCCCAAATCAAGGCGCCAACGATCAACGTGGTCATCGCCACCTGAATCATGCCGCCCATGCCGCGTCCTTGGGAAAAATTGCTCATCGTACCCAGGGCCAGAACGGCCGGGATCAGGCTCCATGCACCGTTGCGTTCCAGCATGTCCATAAATCCGTTGGCCATATTGGCGCCTGCGTTCGGTGTCGCGGTTTGTTGGCTGGCTTGCGGGGCCGGGGTTTGGATTCCGGGTGCCGGCGATGCAGGCGCTTGCGCGGCTTGTGCAAAAGATGTCTGCGGTGTTGGTTGCGAAACTTGGGTATCGCGCGCGGCGCGTTCGGCGGCCAGAATGCGTGCGGCCTCGGCTTCGCGTGCGGCGTCTGTTGTTGCGGCGGCGGACAATTCTGCGCCCTTCGGGTCTTGTTCCGGGCGGAAGGTGGTCAGCCAATGCTGGGCCGTGGCTTCGGCACTGGCGGCCATGCGCATGGCTTCCAATCCGCGCAGGGCTTTTTCATTGCCAGCATCATCGTAATACTCTTCGATTTTTTCGAAAATCTCGTCATTGCGGATGGCATCGGCCATGCTGATCACGCGGCCCTGACCCAGATTGACGGTCGCGGGCAATTCAAATCGTGTTTGAATATCGGCATAGGTCTTGGCCATTTGCTCCGGGGAATATTTTTGCTCGACACGGGCCCATTCCTCGGCACTCAGGCTGGGGTCCATGGCCAGATCGCTGACAAATTCCGGACGGATCATGCGGCTCATGACCGGATCCACATCAAGTTCAGAGAGCAGGGCATCAAAGGCAACTGCGCCGCCGGTTTCGGTTGCGGCCATGGCAAATACACCGCCAAACCCGGTTGCAGTGTATCCTGCTAATGCTGCACGAATTGGATTGATCGCGTCTTGTGAAATCAAGCCTGTGTCCGCGGCCAGTTCGGCGCGTTCGTTGGCGAAGTAGGAAGCCCCCCCGTTAAAGGCCGCCCCCAGCAGAGGCACACCTTTTCCACCTATTGTTGCCACTCGCCCGATTTTGGACAGGACACCGGCGCCACCCTTTGCGGCGACGGCGACGTTGTCGATCAGGCGTTCGCCAGCGAAGAGGGCCTCATCTGCGATATGCGGTAAAGCAAGAATGTCAGCCATGATGGTACGCTCCTCGATCAAACCTTAACCAGCAGGGGTGAAGGCCAGCGGGGCCGGTTTCGGTTGTTGTTCGATATCGGCCTGCAATGCCGCGGGGGCAGGGCCGCTCGGCAGGCCAAAGGCCGCCGGATTAAACTGTGCGGCGGTTCCGCTTTGCGGACCATCATTGTTCATCAAACCGTTCAGGGCAGGCCCTGCGAATTTGCCGATCACGCCACCCAGAACGGCACCGATAATCATGCCGACAATCCGGCCCATGATGCCGTCGCCGCTGAGTGCGCCAATTGCTGCACCGATTGCGGCTCCCGGGTTGTTGCCAAAGGCAGCGCCCATGCTCTGCATGAGGCCGGCAATCGGGTTTGCATTTTGGTTAAATGTGGTGCCCAGATTCAGCGTGGTCCCGTCGCTGGATACAGTTGGATCTTGTACCGCTGTCGTACCTGCCGTGCCCGTTGCACCGGCGATGAAATTTGTCGCTGCGTCCTGACCCAGATCGAGAGCTTCGGGGATGAGGTTGCCAGCCGTGGTGCCTATGCCCTGGCCTGTGATGGCATCGGTTGCGAATGTGGCGCCAATACCGGTTTTAATCGGGTTCGAAATCCCAAATCCCAAACCTTTGCCGGCCAGTTTGAAGGTTGTTGATAATGCACCCATGCTACGCTCCCTCGAATTACCGTCACACAAACATGTTTTTTCTTCTTGTTATTGTGTCCTCACCATACGGAAAATAGGTAAACAAGGTCTTAATATTTAAAAATTTACATAATTTTATTTTTGGTTTGCGGATAAGCGATTGTTTTATAATGATTTAAAAGGGCGGTGGCGGGGTGGGGGCGTTACGTTCCGCTGGTCTTCTTTAATTTCTCCAGCCGGTCCATGCGGTGCGTGCCATCGGCCGGACCGTAGAATCCGGGCAGATCAGGCAGCGGGCGCAGGGAGACGCAGGAGGTGGGCAGGGTTTCCTCATCCCCCAGAATCAGGAAGCCATCCGGCTCCAGTGTGCGGGCGAGGTTGTCGAGGATGCGGGTTTGGGCCGCATCATCCATGGCGCATAAAACATTGCGGCAGAAAATCACATCAAACGGCCCCAGATCACGAACGGGGTCGAGCAGGTTGGAATGCAGGAAATCGACCATGTTCATGATCGATGGGTCCAGTTGCCAGCCACCGCCATCGGCCTGATGAAAATATTTGATCAACATCGGGCTGGGCAGGCCGCGTTGGACATCGAATTGCGAATAATGCCCTTCGCGTGCTTTGGATAGGACGCTGTGCGAGATGTCGGTGCCGATAATATCAATGTCCCAATTTTTTAACGGCGTGCCGCATTCCTTTACTGCCATGGCGATGGAATAGGGCTCTTCCCCTGTTGAACACCCGGCGGACCAGAAGCGCAGGGACTTATATTTTGCCCGTTCCTTGGCCAGATAGGGAATGATGGTGTTTTTTAAATCTTCGAATGGGCGCGCGTCGCGGAAAAACATGGTTTCATTCATCATCATGGCTTCGACCACGTCGATGATCAATGCGTTTTCCGGCACACCGCGCAGGGCGATCGTCATGGATTCAAATGTCGGATAACCCCATTTTTTTGCAATCGGGGTCAGTCGCGCATCCAGCAGCGATGATTTATCCGGCGTCAAATCAACGCCGGTGTGACGGTGCAACAATTCACGGTACATTTCAAAATCAGCCAGCCTCATCCAGACCTACCCCAAACCGATTTGCAGGAATTTAGACATCAGGATTTCGCTGTCGAAAGGCTTCATAACATATTCATCGGCTCCGGCCTTGATCGCGCGTTCAACATGAAAGGAATCATTTTCGGCAGAGCAGAGGATGACCTTTGGATGTTTTCCGTTTTTCATGCCGCGCAGGCGTTCCAAAAATTCGATTCCGCTCATGGATGGCATGTTCCAGTCCAGCACGATGGCATCAGGCATGGCGCTTTCACAAATTTCGAAGGCCTCGACGCCATTATCGGCTTCAATGCATTTGAATCCGGCCTGTTCGGCAATGCGGCGGGCCACTTTGCGCACCACCTGGCTGTCGTCGATCACAAGACATGATTTCATCGGGGGCCCGTCTGCATCATTATGAATTAAAAGAAACGGGGAACGCCCGCCCGGTCATTCTAGGCATCTGTTTCTTAAAGGGGATTTAATGCCCAAACAAAAACCCCGGCCCATCCAGAAGGATTGCCGGGGTTTTGGAAAATAAAGCGCGGACTTAAGCGCGTTTGATCAGGAATGTCACCATGCTGTCGCCAGCCTTTTCGATGGTGATATTCAACCCGTACTGACGGCCCAGAATGCCCGTGGCAAACGGGTGAACCAAGCGGGGGTCCAGATCGGCGGGGTCCAGCTCAACGGCCAGGGCTTCGCGGACCTGCGCGCGCGGGGCGGCATCGGGGCCACCGGCAATCACGCGGGTTTCGCCGTTTTCATGGGTCACGCCAATCGCGCCGCCCTTGGGCATGCATTCGGCGGCCAGCATCAACGTGGCGGTCAGGATTTTGCAGAACCCTTCCGGCAATTCGACATCGGCGAATACCGCGCGGGCATCCCAGTTTTGTTTAATCTTGCCATCGGCGGTGATCAAATTGTCGAACGTCTTGTGAATGTCCCACGGTTTAATGTTGGGGTCGCGGCCACCCGCCCCATAGGCGAGGCGGAACACCTGCAACCGCGCGGCGGCGGCCTGGGCGCTCATGGAAATCAGGGCGATGGCTTCGTCCCCGGCATCGGCACCCATGTCTTCCAGAAATTCGACGCCGTTATTCACGGCCCCGACCGGAGAGATCAAATCGTGGCAAATGCGGGACGCCAGTAATTCCAGAACCGTGGCGTCAATCATTGTGTTGTGCATGGGGGATTCTTTTTCCTTAAGCGAAGCTGACGTCATAACCAATTTTCCCGACTTCTGTGCGAACCATGTCTTTCAGGCGTTCCAGTGCATCGGCACTTTGGGCCTCGGCGCGAGTGACCAGCACGTTTTGCGTGTTGGAGGCGCGCAACAGCCACCAGCCATCTTTCGTGTTTACGCGGGCGCCGTCAATATCATTCACGGCAATGGATGGATCTTTTTCGGCTTGCGCCTTGACCGATGCCACGACGGAGGCCACCAGATCAAATTTCTTCACCTCGTCCACTTCGAACCGGATTTCCGGGGTGTTGAAGATTTGCGGCAAATGCGCGGTCAGGGTCGATGCCGGGGCGTTTGCATCAATCACGGCGTTCATCAAACGAATGCCGCAATACAAGCCATCATCAAACCCGTACCAACCATCACCGAAGAAGATGTGGCCGGACAGCTCACCAGACAGCGGCGATTTTTCTTCCGCCATTTTCGCCTTGATCAACGAGTGGCCGGTTTTCCACATCACCGGTTTGCCGCCCAGACGGGCAATTTCGTCGTACATAACCTGAGAACATTTCACATCACCGACGATGGTTGCGCCCGGGTGGCGTTTCAAAACATCACGGGCATAGATGGTGATAAGGGAGTCGCAGCGCAAAATCCCGCCTTTTTCATCCACCGCGCCAATGCGGTCGGCGTCGCCGTCAAAGGCGATGCCCAGATCGAAGCCGTTGTCTTTCACGCACTTGATCAAATCTTCCAGATTGTGGTCGACCGTTGGGTCCGGGTGGTGGTTGGGGAAGGTGCCATCAATTTCATCGAACAGCAGGATATGCTTGCCCGGCAGTTTTTTGGTCAGGCGGCGGGTGATTTCCCCGGCGGCACCGTTGCCGCAATCCCAAACGACGTTCAGCGGTTTGTCCGTTTGCTTCAGGTCGGCCATCAGACGATCGACATAAATATCCTGAATGTCGAATTCTTTTACGGACCCTTCGCCGGTTTCGTAATCGCCCTCGCGGGCGATGCGGCCAATTTCCTGCACAGCCGGGCCGTAGACCGGACCGGTTTGCAGGGTCATTTTAAAGCCGTTGTAATCGGATGGGTTGTGCGACCCGGTGATCATGATCCCGGCATCGGTTTTCAAATGTTTGACCGCGTAATACAGCATCGGCGTGGGGCCGAGGCCGATATCGGTGACATCCAATCCCACCGCCATCAAACCGCGCACAACCGCCGCGGACAAAACCGGGCTGGATGCGCGGCCATCAAAGCCGAGTGCAACCGTCTTGCCACCTTTACGGCGGACATAGGTGCCATAGGACAGGCCAACGGCATAGGCCACATCTTCGGACAGGTTTTTGCCAACCTGACCGCGAATGTCGTATTCGCGCAAAATTTCCTGATCAAAATTGAAAGCAGCTTGTGTCATGTCTGTCTTCTTCGCTGTGTTTGCGGTTGTCATGGTGAAATCCCCCTTACAGATTTTGGGCGTGTTTTTTAATGATGGATTTGACGGTGTCGCCGATTTCCGGGTCATGCATGGCAAAGGCGATATTGGCTTCGATAAAGCCCACGCGGCTGCCGCAATCGTAACGCTGCCCGTCATAGCGCAGTCCGTGGAACGGTTGCTGGCCAATCAAATTGGCCATGGCGTCGGTCAATTGAATTTCCCCGCCTACACCTTTTTCGAATTTATCGAGATAGGTGAACAATTCCGGCTGCAGGATATAACGGCCAATGATGGACAGGGTGGAGGGGGCGTTTTCCGGCTTCGGTTTTTCGACCAGGCCTTTAATATCCACGCGTCTACCGTCATCGGATTTAATATCAAGAATGCCGTAGCTGGCGGTCTTTTCGCGCGGCACATCCATCACGGCGACCAGATTTCCACCGGTTTGATTATAGGTTTCAATCATCTGGGCCAGACATCCGGGACCACCGGGATTCAGCACAACATCATCGGGCAGCAAGATCGCAAACGGATCATCACCGATCAGTTTCTTCGCGCACCAGATGGCATGGCCCAGGCCCAGCGGTTTGGGCTGGCGTGTCAGGAACAATTGCCCGGCGGGAATTTCGGAGGCTTTGACCTTCTCCGCCATATCCGGTTTGCCGCGGGATTCCAGCAGGGCGGCCAGTTCGGGCTGGTAATCAAAATGCTCTTCCAGCATTTCCTTGAACCGGCCCGTGATGAAGACGAATTCGTCGATGCCCGCATCGCGCGCTTCTTCAATCGCGTGTTGAACCAGTGGGCGATCGACGAGGGGGAGCATTTCCTTTGGCATGACTTTCGTCGCGGGTAGAAAACGCGTGCCCAGCCCGGCAACGGGCAGGACGGCTTTGCGAATGGGCTTCCATTGTTTCGATGCGCTCATCGGTTGCCATAATCCAAAGGTTATTATGAAGTGAGTGGATTAAGGCATAGGGGCGGGGGGTTTTCAAGGGTGGGGCTTTTCTTTTTCCGTATTAACGTTTCAGTAATGCCCCTTATATAAGATTTCGCTCATGGGACCTGAAGATGTAACACGACGCGATGTTGAAAACTTTCTGGCCGGGCGGGACATGGTGGATGCCCGCGTCGTGGACCAGATTTGCGACCGGGTTCGACAGGATCCAAAGGCGCAGAGCGAAGTGGCGCAAATGTTCAACAATGCGGCGGGTAATATGATGAGCGGTATGCGCTCAAATAAATACCTTCTGGCAATGACCCAGACATTACAGGACCCGGAATTTTCCGACGTTCGCGACCATATGATCCGGGCCACGCAGGCCATTCAAAAAGCCATGGAAGGGTTTTTAGAAAATGATGCCCTGGCCGAAGCGATGGAGGATAACCCGCGCACGGACCAATGGGGGCAACCGACATTGTTCGTGCAGATGAAACCCGAGAATGCTGAGCTTTTGGTATGTGATCCGAATTTCATGGACCCGCTGGCGCGGATCAGCAACATGAAACCCCTGTCCGAAGAGCGCGTTGACCAGTTTAATGAAGCTGTGTCCCAACGGGCGCGGGCATTGTATCCGATGGATGAAGAGGCGTTCCGCCAGGAAGCGGTCAAGGCCGAGCCCCAGGGGCAGGATTTGTTGCGCCGTTTTGGATTGGTGGACGGGCCGGGGGTTTAAGTCAGTATCCTGATTTTATTCCCCAAAACCTGAATTTTGACAGCGCATCCGCCATTCGGCTAGGGTGCGTTTTTTATATATTTTCAGAAGGTTTTTGACATGTACCGCATGATCATTAAGGCCCAAAATCCGCGCGACGTGGCGACGCAGCCGATCGACGAGATTATTGGCCGGGCGGCATCACTGGCCCCGATCATGGCGCATCTGGGTAATTGGCCCGCAACACTTGATTCCACTCATGCCATGACCGACCGCATTCCCGAGGGGGATCGCGTGTGCGCCGGGTTTGATCCGGGTCTGGCCTGTGCGCTGGGGTTTGTCCCCAGACATGCACAGGCTCTGCTGGCGACGTTGCATGCGGCGTATACGCCGGGTGCGGTGCTGGCTCTGCGCGCGGGGATTGATTTTTCTGGTACTACGCCCGTCATTCGTGATGCCGATGCGCCGTCCACATGGTGGTTTGCCGCCGTATCATTGTGTGATGAAGATAACGGCGTGGATGAGGCCGGCTTTCGTGCACAGATCGCCGGCTTTCAAAATCTGGTCGATGATCCACAGGCGCGTGTGGATGCGGCCAATGTGGCATTGTTGCACAGATTTGTCGGCACATTTTCCATGGATCGCGGTTATCCGTTCGGCACGGTCGATGGGTGTCAGCAAGCGGCCTATATCATGGGGCACGCGTTTGGTGTCATGCACCGTGAACGCACGGGGACGTATTATATTGGCACGTATCTGGATTCGCTGGGTCTGGAAAAATTTGTCTGGAGCACGGAACTGGATGATCGCGGTCGTCCGAAAAGTGGCCCCAATCAGGGAAGCCAGCAATTTGTCAAATGTGCTGATGAGGATGAATTGAAACGCGCCATGGCGGTGGTCTTACAAAATCCGATTTTTGCAAAAACATGCGTGGTCAAATCACCGACGCCACCGGCCCCCAATCCGGTGCCTTAAAAAACACTACGGTTTTTTCTTCAACAACCGATCCCGCGCGGCGTTCAACCGTTCCGCGACCCAGGGGCTGCCTTGCTGATCCGGGTGCATGGATTTCATCAGGCGGCGATAGGCGTCCTGAATATCTTTTTCTTCCGGTTCCCCGGACAGGCCGAGAATATCGAGGGCCTCGGCACGGGTCAGGTCCTGGCTGCGGGGTGGGCGGGATTCGTTGGGTGTGGCGGGTTTGGCGGTGCGCGCGCGCAAAATTCCCATAATGATTGGGGCGAGGGCGGCCAGAACCCCAATCGCCGCCGGTAACCGCCCGGTTAACGCCAGCAAAACAACCGCAATGGCCACGCCCAGCACGGCGGCGGAGAGAAACAGGCTTTTGACCTGATGCGTGTTGGCGTGCAGCATGAATTGGTACAGGCCATACAGGGCCAGCAACAGCGCGATAACACCCAGAATATAAGGCATTGGTTTTCCCCGCCCGTATTGTCGTTAAAAAACATGGACACCGCGTGCGGTGCCGCTAGTATTCTACCCTATGACACACAATCAAAAAAAGGCCAACGTCATGTCCGCACCATCCAGCCGCCTGTCCGATGTCCGTGCCCATATGGTTCAGGAAGGGATCGACCTGTTCCTGGTCCCGCGCGCGGATGAATTTCAGGGGGAATACGTTCCCGCCGGGGCCGAGCGTTTGTCGTGGTTGACCGGATTTACCGGATCGGCGGGCATGGCCGCCGTTGGTACGGACAAGGCCGTGGTGGTGACGGATTCCCGGTATGAATTACAGGTCGTGGACCAGACGGATGCGGCGTTGTTTGACACCGCCATTATGGATGGCAAGAAAACATTAGGCGGTACCGTTGCGGAATGGATCGCCCACAATGTGAAGACAGGGGCCGTGATTGGATATGATCCCAAATTGCATACCCCGGCGCAGATCAAAGCATTCAAGGATGATTTGGCCAATCATGGTGTGACGTTTAAGGCTGTGTCGCGCAATCCGCTGGATGCGGCCTGGCGCGATCGCCCGGGCATGCCGATGAATAATGTCGAAGAATTCCCGGAAGCGATTGCCGGAAAATCCGCCGCGCAAAAGCGCGATGATA
The window above is part of the Micavibrio aeruginosavorus ARL-13 genome. Proteins encoded here:
- a CDS encoding DUF6782 family putative metallopeptidase; translated protein: MKSLPPPHRPGQSWQNQAFFAAAGFALGLWLLRGMIGAHEPVTPGGVGMPLGESPDLTCIALGAAHYPTVDPKTLSLARIEKRSQETDIGRATMSAAIADGLRVCFNPAMAVPKPSGNRTVGAYILGRKRVDLNPDVDTDMLTTTMVHEARHRVQEVLGVNFLAEGNIPEAERMIVAWLTEADARLVTILSAREAHRNGDLSQMERLMGDSAYRPMIYAMIAAQVQNPDDRAAEMAAAIKAFRQSRELIDLYDPDFIKTIVTFSAPYDPTKPRQILVHDQMLSKLGDMGPYGNYMTNDLKKFIRASFTDQDWRDMKAAQDCLQKRKLGQIKGVCPSWPRPSA
- a CDS encoding I78 family peptidase inhibitor; this translates as MDRKIRNFALTFPVVIAILVVAVVIYSVVKPAGSVAGQGTTHEEIAANPDVAVQEMVCEFDQWIGKEVAAAEEEIRKLGRAVRILGKDSPATMDYRHDRVNVIHDDNGVIISVTCG
- a CDS encoding glycine zipper domain-containing protein, whose protein sequence is MGALSTTFKLAGKGLGFGISNPIKTGIGATFATDAITGQGIGTTAGNLIPEALDLGQDAATNFIAGATGTAGTTAVQDPTVSSDGTTLNLGTTFNQNANPIAGLMQSMGAAFGNNPGAAIGAAIGALSGDGIMGRIVGMIIGAVLGGVIGKFAGPALNGLMNNDGPQSGTAAQFNPAAFGLPSGPAPAALQADIEQQPKPAPLAFTPAG
- a CDS encoding CheR family methyltransferase, which translates into the protein MRLADFEMYRELLHRHTGVDLTPDKSSLLDARLTPIAKKWGYPTFESMTIALRGVPENALIIDVVEAMMMNETMFFRDARPFEDLKNTIIPYLAKERAKYKSLRFWSAGCSTGEEPYSIAMAVKECGTPLKNWDIDIIGTDISHSVLSKAREGHYSQFDVQRGLPSPMLIKYFHQADGGGWQLDPSIMNMVDFLHSNLLDPVRDLGPFDVIFCRNVLCAMDDAAQTRILDNLARTLEPDGFLILGDEETLPTSCVSLRPLPDLPGFYGPADGTHRMDRLEKLKKTSGT
- a CDS encoding response regulator; the protein is MKSCLVIDDSQVVRKVARRIAEQAGFKCIEADNGVEAFEICESAMPDAIVLDWNMPSMSGIEFLERLRGMKNGKHPKVILCSAENDSFHVERAIKAGADEYVMKPFDSEILMSKFLQIGLG
- a CDS encoding histidine phosphotransferase family protein, whose protein sequence is MHNTMIDATVLELLASRICHDLISPVGAVNNGVEFLEDMGADAGDEAIALISMSAQAAAARLQVFRLAYGAGGRDPNIKPWDIHKTFDNLITADGKIKQNWDARAVFADVELPEGFCKILTATLMLAAECMPKGGAIGVTHENGETRVIAGGPDAAPRAQVREALAVELDPADLDPRLVHPFATGILGRQYGLNITIEKAGDSMVTFLIKRA
- the pgmG gene encoding phosphoglucomutase/phosphomannomutase PgmG; translation: MTTANTAKKTDMTQAAFNFDQEILREYDIRGQVGKNLSEDVAYAVGLSYGTYVRRKGGKTVALGFDGRASSPVLSAAVVRGLMAVGLDVTDIGLGPTPMLYYAVKHLKTDAGIMITGSHNPSDYNGFKMTLQTGPVYGPAVQEIGRIAREGDYETGEGSVKEFDIQDIYVDRLMADLKQTDKPLNVVWDCGNGAAGEITRRLTKKLPGKHILLFDEIDGTFPNHHPDPTVDHNLEDLIKCVKDNGFDLGIAFDGDADRIGAVDEKGGILRCDSLITIYARDVLKRHPGATIVGDVKCSQVMYDEIARLGGKPVMWKTGHSLIKAKMAEEKSPLSGELSGHIFFGDGWYGFDDGLYCGIRLMNAVIDANAPASTLTAHLPQIFNTPEIRFEVDEVKKFDLVASVVASVKAQAEKDPSIAVNDIDGARVNTKDGWWLLRASNTQNVLVTRAEAQSADALERLKDMVRTEVGKIGYDVSFA
- a CDS encoding UTP--glucose-1-phosphate uridylyltransferase, translating into MSASKQWKPIRKAVLPVAGLGTRFLPATKVMPKEMLPLVDRPLVQHAIEEARDAGIDEFVFITGRFKEMLEEHFDYQPELAALLESRGKPDMAEKVKASEIPAGQLFLTRQPKPLGLGHAIWCAKKLIGDDPFAILLPDDVVLNPGGPGCLAQMIETYNQTGGNLVAVMDVPREKTASYGILDIKSDDGRRVDIKGLVEKPKPENAPSTLSIIGRYILQPELFTYLDKFEKGVGGEIQLTDAMANLIGQQPFHGLRYDGQRYDCGSRVGFIEANIAFAMHDPEIGDTVKSIIKKHAQNL